Proteins encoded in a region of the Quercus lobata isolate SW786 chromosome 8, ValleyOak3.0 Primary Assembly, whole genome shotgun sequence genome:
- the LOC115956901 gene encoding homoserine kinase-like, producing the protein MVLWYQPPPTLNRISPTLKLNSLRCTNYNLSIPNSRPTHIPKLEPEPIFASVKTFVPATMANLGPDFDFLSCIVDSLRDFISLSIDLSVHPDKISITKISGDATGKISRDLLSNYAGIAAIEVMKMLEI; encoded by the coding sequence ATGGTTCTTTGGTATCAACCTCCTCCTACATTGAATCGTATCTCACCCACTCTCAAACTCAACTCATTACGCTGCACCAACTACAACCTATCTATTCCGAATTCCAGACCCACCCACATACCCAAACTTGAACCCGAACCCATATTCGCCTCCGTCAAAACCTTCGTTCCTGCCACCATGGCCAACCTTGGCCCCGACTTCGACTTCCTCAGCTGCATCGTTGACAGTCTCAGAGACTTCATCTCCCTCTCCATCGACTTATCCGTCCACCCCGACAAGATCTCCATCACGAAAATATCCGGTGACGCCACCGGAAAAATCAGCCGTGATCTTCTCTCCAATTACGCCGGAATCGCCGCGATCGAGGTTATGAAAATGCTTGAAATATGA
- the LOC115958601 gene encoding gibberellin-regulated protein 12-like encodes MAQLSSVFIAFFLIFTMASFIEVYAGGEGSLTPAGCAPACDFRCSNTQYKKACLTYCNLCCAKCLCVPSGTFGHKEECPCYNNWKTKEGGPKCP; translated from the exons ATGGCGCAGCTTTCATCTGTCTTTATTGCCTTCTTTCTCATCTTTACCATGGCCTCTTTCATCGAAGTCTAT GCTGGTGGGGAGGGATCACTTACTCCAGCAG GGTGTGCACCGGCCTGCGACTTTCGGTGCTCCAACACTCAATATAAGAAAGCATGCTTAACGTACTGCAACCTATGCTGTGCGAAGTGTTTATGCGTCCCCTCCGGCACGTTCGGGCACAAGGAAGAATGTCCATGCTACAACAACTGGAAAACTAAGGAAGGCGGACCCAAGTGCCCATGA
- the LOC115956902 gene encoding gibberellin-regulated protein 12-like yields the protein MPKLSSVATAFFLIFALAIFSEVYPLKALFWCAPAFDVRCSATSHKKPCLFYCNYCCAKCLCVPSGTYGHKEECACYNNWKTKEGGPKCP from the exons ATGCCGAAGCTATCTTCTGTTGCTACAGCCTTCTTTCTTATCTTTGCCTTGGCCATTTTCAGTGAAGTCTAT CCCCTAAAAGCGCTCTTCT ggTGTGCACCGGCCTTTGACGTTCGGTGCTCTGCAACTTCACATAAGAAGCCTTGTTTATTCTACTGCAACTATTGTTGTGCGAAATGTTTATGCGTCCCCTCCGGCACGTACGGGCACAAGGAGGAATGTGCATGCTACAACAATTGGAAAACTAAGGAAGGCGGACCCAAGTGCCCATGA